In the genome of Luteitalea pratensis, the window GTGCCCGATTGTTTACGTGGAATTTACAGGCCGCCCCACAACCTCAGGGATATGATGACAGTCCCTTCGCTCTGCGCGGAGGCCCTGCGCGACGATCCTCGTCCATGCGTCCATCTCACACGCTCAGCGCGCAACCCACGCCATCGCGGCGGATGGACCAGGTTCGTCGGCTCGTCTAGGAGACTGGTGTGGCTCGATTCAGCCTGATCCCGAAAGATGGTCGTTTCTTCGACGACTTCATCCAACTCGCGCAGGAGATCCGCAAGGCGGCGGTCGTCCTCGTCGACATGCTCGCGGGCGACGTGCCCCGCTGGGCCGCGGCCGACGAACTCAAGGCGCTCGAACACGAGTGCGACCAGATCGCGCACGACGCCCTCCATCGGCTGAACAAGACGTTCGTCACGCCGCTGGATCGCGAAGACATCCACACGCTCATCCTGTATCTCGACAACGTGATGGACATGATGGACGCGGCCGGTGGCTGCATCCGTCTGTACCGGGTGCAGAACCTGCGCTACGGCGCCCGCGAACTCGCCGACGTCATCCTCCGGTCTGCCGAGCAGATCCTGCTGGCCACTCAGAAGCTGGAGCAACGGCGCGGCGTCGACGAGCACGTCGTCGAAATCAACCGCCTCGAGAACGAGGCCGACCAGATTCATCGTGAGGCGATCGGCCGGCTCTTCTCGGAAGAGCAGAACGCCATCGAGGTCATCAAGTGGAAGGAAATCCTCGACCTGCTCGAGCGCGCCACGGACGAATGCGAGGACGTGGCCAACGAGATCGAGGGCGTGGTCGTCAAGTACACCTAGGTACGACCTGACCTCATGGATTCAGCCCTGCTGGTCGTCACCGCGCTCGTCATCCTCGCGCTGGCGTTCGATTACATCAACGGATTTCACGACGCGGCGAATTCCATCGCCACCGTGGTCTCCACACGTGTCCTGACCCCCGGTCAAGCAGTCATCTGGGCGGCCTTCTTCAACTTCGTCGCCGCCTTCACCTTCGGAACCGCCGTCGCCAAGACCGTCGGCTCCGGCATGGTCGACCTCAAGGTCGTCACCTTTGCCGTGATCGGGGCCGGCCTCACCGGCGCCATCGTCTGGAACCTGATCACCTGGTACTTCGGCCTGCCCACCAGTTCGTCGCATGCGCTCTTTGGCGGATACGGTGGAGCGGCAGTGGCCAAGGCGGGCCTGCCGGCGATCCTCTGGTCGGGCTGGACGAAGACGCTCGTGTTCATCGTCGTCGCCCCGCTGGTCGGCATGTTCGTCGGCCTGGCCACGATGACCGCCACTTTCTGGATCTTCAGGCGGACCTCGCCGGCACGGGTCGATCAGCTCTTTCGAAAGCTCCAGCTGTTGTCGGCGGCGTTGTTCAGCCTGATGCACGGTGCCAACGACGCACAGAAGACGATGGGGATCATCACCGGTGTGCTCTTCACGGCCGGCTATATCTCCACCTTCGACGTGCCGATTTGGGTGGTGCTCGCGGCGCACCTGGCCATCGGCCTGGGCACGCTCTCTGGCGGCTGGCGCATCGTCCGGACGATGGGCACGAAGATCACGAAGCTGGCGCCAGTCGGCGGGTTCGCCGCGGAGACGGGTGCGGCGGTGGCCATCCTCATCGCCACGGTGATGGGCATCGGCATCAGCACGACGCACACGATCACCGGGTCCATTGTCGGCGTCGGGGCGACGCGGCGACTGTCGGCGGTGCGGTGGGGAGTGGCGGGCCGGATCGTCTGGGCGTGGGTCCTGACGATCCCGGCGGCAGCGTTTGTCGGTGCCTCGACCTACTGGGTGCTCTCGGTGTTCGGCGCCAGATAGCGCCGGGCCGCTCGCAGGCGTTGGGCCTTCAGGCGTCCACGAAGCGGTTTCCACGTAGCCGTCGCCCTTGGTCGACGGGCAGCACCACGATGCGGTCCCCAGACGTCAGCGTCGAGCAAGCTCGACGCCTACAGTTTCGGTCATGAGCCTTCAGGCGTCCACGAAGCGATAGCCGAGTCCGACGACCGTCTCGATCTGATCGCCCGCGGTTCCCAGCTTGGCCCGCAGCCGGCCGATGTGCACGTCCACCGATCGGGTCTCGATCGAACGGTCGTAGCCCCACACACGCTCCAGCAGCCGATCGCGCGAGAGCACGCGACTCCTGTTCTCCACCAGGCACTGCAGCAACTCGAACTCCCGCCGCGTCAGCTTGACCGCCTGGCCGGCGACGTGAATGGCCACCGCATCGAAGTCGGCGGTCAGGTGCGTGCCGCGGTACACGGTCGCAGCCGGACCCTGTGCGGGCGAGATCTGCGGCCGCCGCAGCACCGCGCGGACGCGCGCCGCGAGTTCACGCAGGCTGAACGGCTTGGTGACGTAGTCGTCGGCGCCGAGGTCGAGGCCGGACACGCGATCGACCTCGGTCGTCCGCGCCGTCAGCATGATGATCGGCACCTGCTTGGTCGTCGGCCGCGAGCGCAGGATCCGGCACACCTCGAATCCCGAGAGGACCGGCAGGTTCAGGTCGAGGACGATCAGGTGTGGCTGCTGCTCGGCCACGGCCTTGAGCGCCGCGTCGCCGCTGTTGACCATCGTCACGACGGTATCCGGCTCGCGTTCGAGCGTGTGCTTGATCAGGCCGGCGATGTCTTGTTCGTCCTCGACGACGAGGATGCGGGTCGTGGTCGTCGTGAGGCCTGGGACGGACCAGGTCGGGGGGGTGGTGCCTTGCGAATGAGCCAGCGTCACGCAGTTCTCCTGGAAGCAGGCAACGGCACGCGACCTTCTG includes:
- a CDS encoding DUF47 domain-containing protein, yielding MARFSLIPKDGRFFDDFIQLAQEIRKAAVVLVDMLAGDVPRWAAADELKALEHECDQIAHDALHRLNKTFVTPLDREDIHTLILYLDNVMDMMDAAGGCIRLYRVQNLRYGARELADVILRSAEQILLATQKLEQRRGVDEHVVEINRLENEADQIHREAIGRLFSEEQNAIEVIKWKEILDLLERATDECEDVANEIEGVVVKYT
- a CDS encoding inorganic phosphate transporter — its product is MDSALLVVTALVILALAFDYINGFHDAANSIATVVSTRVLTPGQAVIWAAFFNFVAAFTFGTAVAKTVGSGMVDLKVVTFAVIGAGLTGAIVWNLITWYFGLPTSSSHALFGGYGGAAVAKAGLPAILWSGWTKTLVFIVVAPLVGMFVGLATMTATFWIFRRTSPARVDQLFRKLQLLSAALFSLMHGANDAQKTMGIITGVLFTAGYISTFDVPIWVVLAAHLAIGLGTLSGGWRIVRTMGTKITKLAPVGGFAAETGAAVAILIATVMGIGISTTHTITGSIVGVGATRRLSAVRWGVAGRIVWAWVLTIPAAAFVGASTYWVLSVFGAR
- a CDS encoding response regulator transcription factor — encoded protein: MTLAHSQGTTPPTWSVPGLTTTTTRILVVEDEQDIAGLIKHTLEREPDTVVTMVNSGDAALKAVAEQQPHLIVLDLNLPVLSGFEVCRILRSRPTTKQVPIIMLTARTTEVDRVSGLDLGADDYVTKPFSLRELAARVRAVLRRPQISPAQGPAATVYRGTHLTADFDAVAIHVAGQAVKLTRREFELLQCLVENRSRVLSRDRLLERVWGYDRSIETRSVDVHIGRLRAKLGTAGDQIETVVGLGYRFVDA